Below is a window of Streptomyces qaidamensis DNA.
AGGATCTCCCCCGCCCCCTCGTGCCCGGGGACGAAGGGCGCGGGCTGCGGGAGCACCCCGCTCATAGCGGACAGGTCCGAGTGGCACAGCCCCGTGGCGCGCACCCGGATCCTCACCTTGCCCGGCCCGAACCCCACCGCCTCGACGTCGTCGAGGACCTCCAGTTTGTCCTGGCCGATCTCGTGCAGTACGGCTGCGCGCATGGTGCGGGCTCCCCTCGTACGGCGTTCTGGCGTCAGGTGTGTTCGACGACGGTGTCGGCGAGGACGGGCGCGTCGGCTCGCTCCACGGCGCCGACGGCGACCCGGGTGGATCCGGGTGTGTGCCACATGCGGATCCGCAGGGTCTCCCCCGGGTACACGACCCCGGCGAAGCGGGTGGCGTAGGACCGCACCCGCGTCACGTCCCCGCCGAGCAGCGTGTCGACGACCGCCTTGAGCGCGATGCCGTAGGTGCACAGGCCGTGCAGGATGGGCCGTTCGAATCCGGCGACCTTGGCGAACTCCGGGTCGGCGTGCAGGGGGTTCCAGTCGCCGGAGAGGCGGTAGAGCAGGGCCTGGTCGTCGCGAATCGGCCGCTCCACGGTCCGGTCGGGTTCGCCGGTGGGGGGTTCCAGGCGGGCGGAGGGGCCGCGGTCGCCGCCCCAGCCGCCCTCGCCGCGGATGAAGATCTGGGCGTCGTTGGTCCACAACGGACCCTCGGTGTCGGCGACTTCGGTGCGCAGCACGAGGACGGCCGCCGTGCCCTTGTCGTACACGGCGGCGATCCGGTGGGTGGCGGTGGCGGTGCCCGTCGCCGGGATGGGCCGGTGGACGAGGAGGCTCTGGCCGCCGTGCAGGACGCGGGCCAGTTCGACCTCGATGCCGGGCATGGACAGGCCGCCGGTCACGCCGGGTTTGCCGGCGCCCGCGACGGTGGCGAAGCTCGGCAGGACGTGCAGCCGGGACTCCAGGGTGTAGCGCAGCTCGTCGGGGTCGGTGGCGGGGCTGCCCGCGCCGATGCCGAGGTGGTAGAGCTGCACGTCCTTGTGGTCCCAGGAGATCTCGCCGGTCCGGGGTCCGGCGGCGAGCGCCTTGGCTGCGTCGATGGGCATGGGGCTCCTGATCGCCGGAGGAAGGACCTCGGTACGGCCGTCCGCACCGTCGTCCGCACCGAGGCCGTCTGGGGCCGGACCGGGACGCGAACTGAAACGCGTTCCAGTCCCGCGCCCTCTGTATAGCCGAGGCCCCGGCACTTGTGAAGGCTCCTGACACTGTGTCAGGCCGGCGTGGCAGTGGCCTTCGTCGCGCCGGAGTGCGTGCGTGTGGTGCCGGTTCGAGGCGACCCGGTCGTGCTGCCGTGGCCGCTGATGGCGAGGGGCCTGTTCACCCGCAACGGCAGGGAAGCCCTCCGCGAGGCCCGCCGCCAGGGTCGGCTCCGAGCGTCATACCCGCTGGAACAACGCCGTCCAGAGGAAGGACTTCCCGAAGTACTCGGACCCCTCCGGCTCGTCGCGCATCCGCCGCAGTTCGAGCTCGGTCAGGCCGGAGAAGATCTCCCGCAACGCCTCGGGCGTGTACGCGAGGCCGCC
It encodes the following:
- a CDS encoding MaoC/PaaZ C-terminal domain-containing protein, which produces MPIDAAKALAAGPRTGEISWDHKDVQLYHLGIGAGSPATDPDELRYTLESRLHVLPSFATVAGAGKPGVTGGLSMPGIEVELARVLHGGQSLLVHRPIPATGTATATHRIAAVYDKGTAAVLVLRTEVADTEGPLWTNDAQIFIRGEGGWGGDRGPSARLEPPTGEPDRTVERPIRDDQALLYRLSGDWNPLHADPEFAKVAGFERPILHGLCTYGIALKAVVDTLLGGDVTRVRSYATRFAGVVYPGETLRIRMWHTPGSTRVAVGAVERADAPVLADTVVEHT